In the Chroococcidiopsis sp. SAG 2025 genome, one interval contains:
- a CDS encoding salicylate synthase: MYQVVSNFLTYAEMFVPGQRQPLTLLQNLLDAGLFSNYVMYQNEREVRIAGNALAEVMVSTEAVAYKFKDEVRSQPIADPLKQVESALASLPIENWTAYGYVSFDLSRFYYPYSKAIQQPLLYFLVPETELCITAKGVRIRSFQPLTKVQAALVGESDSKDYVPTLPGLDENDRDRYQDRVDAAIQAIRGGDLHKAIISRAVQVKGNMDVLGTYTLGSKSNNCARSYCLQLEDIAAVGFSPEILLQVSPDGFVMTNPLAGTRPRGENLAEDTRLKHELFTDAKEVKEHALSIWLAQTEMASVCVPETVQVFDFMQVKQYRCVQHLSSRVGGQLRPEKTLWDALKVLFPGITVSGIDKARAIEWIDRLETEPRGIYAGGIGWVDSNGATDLAIAIRSAYQYGDRIYLNAGAGIVAESEPHKEYIESVNKMNTMLTNLVMK, translated from the coding sequence ATGTACCAGGTAGTCAGTAATTTCCTCACTTACGCAGAAATGTTTGTTCCAGGTCAGAGACAGCCTCTGACACTGTTGCAGAATCTATTGGATGCTGGGCTGTTCTCGAATTATGTTATGTACCAAAACGAACGTGAAGTTCGGATAGCTGGTAATGCCTTAGCTGAAGTCATGGTAAGTACGGAAGCTGTTGCTTACAAATTCAAAGATGAAGTGCGATCGCAGCCGATCGCCGATCCACTCAAGCAAGTCGAATCTGCCTTAGCATCTTTACCGATTGAAAACTGGACTGCATACGGTTACGTAAGTTTCGATCTGTCTCGCTTCTACTACCCCTACTCAAAAGCAATCCAACAGCCCTTACTCTACTTTTTAGTCCCAGAAACCGAACTGTGCATCACTGCTAAAGGAGTACGGATTAGAAGTTTTCAACCACTCACAAAAGTGCAAGCAGCATTGGTAGGTGAAAGCGACTCGAAAGATTACGTACCTACACTTCCGGGACTCGATGAAAACGATCGCGATCGCTATCAAGATCGAGTTGATGCAGCAATCCAAGCAATTCGCGGTGGTGACTTACACAAAGCAATTATTTCCCGTGCTGTGCAAGTCAAAGGTAATATGGACGTGTTGGGAACCTATACTTTAGGGTCAAAAAGTAACAATTGCGCGCGATCGTATTGTTTGCAGCTTGAAGACATTGCTGCGGTAGGCTTTAGTCCTGAGATTTTACTGCAAGTCAGTCCCGATGGTTTCGTGATGACAAATCCGTTAGCGGGAACTCGACCGCGAGGCGAGAATTTAGCAGAGGATACACGTCTGAAGCACGAACTATTTACTGATGCTAAAGAGGTGAAGGAACACGCACTATCGATTTGGTTGGCACAAACAGAGATGGCATCAGTTTGCGTGCCGGAAACAGTACAAGTTTTTGATTTTATGCAGGTGAAGCAATATCGCTGCGTGCAACACTTATCATCTCGCGTTGGCGGTCAACTCCGCCCTGAAAAAACTTTGTGGGACGCTTTGAAAGTGTTATTCCCAGGAATTACCGTATCTGGAATAGACAAGGCTAGAGCAATAGAATGGATCGATCGCCTGGAAACAGAACCAAGAGGAATTTATGCTGGTGGTATTGGTTGGGTAGATAGCAATGGCGCAACAGATTTAGCGATCGCCATCCGCTCGGCTTACCAGTATGGCGACAGGATTTATTTAAATGCTGGAGCAGGAATTGTAGCAGAATCCGAGCCGCACAAAGAATACATCGAGTCGGTTAATAAGATGAATACGATGTTAACCAATTTAGTTATGAAGTGA
- a CDS encoding 3-oxoacyl-[acyl-carrier-protein] synthase III C-terminal domain-containing protein, with amino-acid sequence MNLPVGIRSIAVKFPRIVRTNDYWREKFPELVDRASPKRVRLERPAFSTDASGIEIWSQEVKPYLADPFRGNVERRVLDLDESSLTLECDAAREAIAAAKLATEEVDLAIVTSLCSDRIAPSSAADLVRELELSCPAWNLDSTCSSALVALQNAWALVQPGLYRHVLVVVSYIGSHSVDEEDTLSWSVGDGAGAFVVSALKPNQGILGTKIVPTAATCGAYLHEIATDTQGKPWIRTKTGKDASLLAETAVDFVRTCCHGAVAAAGVTLEQIDFFAFNTPTAWYANVCTRALGIDPERTINLYPRYANIGAVLPVANLYHAAFEGKIRENDLVLVYTNGAGATAAASVMRWGDVALGAVLIPPTPLGKGGSEIPPTPLGKGGERENIFAAAPQARQQMLESYLIEWLAGALQIPLTQLNPQQSLAFLLDSLMAFELRRRIEVDLQVQVPIERFFGDGNIAQIAEFLLDRLVLSDLTSSSVFVANNDQTEREKLSF; translated from the coding sequence ATGAATCTTCCCGTCGGTATTCGATCGATTGCAGTTAAATTTCCGCGTATAGTTCGTACCAACGATTATTGGCGCGAGAAGTTTCCTGAGTTGGTCGATCGTGCCTCGCCAAAGAGAGTTAGGTTAGAGCGACCTGCATTTTCCACCGACGCAAGTGGCATAGAAATCTGGTCGCAAGAGGTGAAGCCATACTTAGCAGATCCTTTTCGAGGTAATGTCGAGCGGCGGGTATTGGATCTAGACGAGTCATCGCTGACACTGGAGTGTGATGCGGCTAGGGAAGCGATCGCTGCGGCAAAACTTGCTACTGAGGAAGTCGATCTGGCGATTGTCACCTCGCTGTGTAGCGATCGCATTGCCCCAAGTAGCGCCGCCGATCTCGTCCGCGAACTAGAATTATCCTGCCCTGCTTGGAATCTGGACTCAACTTGTTCGAGTGCTTTAGTGGCACTGCAAAACGCTTGGGCGTTAGTACAACCGGGACTATATCGTCATGTGCTGGTGGTTGTTTCTTACATTGGCTCTCACTCTGTCGATGAGGAAGATACTCTGTCCTGGTCTGTCGGGGATGGTGCTGGAGCTTTCGTAGTGAGTGCGCTCAAACCCAACCAGGGAATTCTCGGTACTAAAATCGTTCCTACTGCCGCTACCTGTGGTGCATATTTGCACGAAATCGCAACCGATACGCAGGGTAAACCTTGGATACGCACCAAAACAGGCAAGGATGCCAGCCTTTTAGCTGAAACAGCCGTAGATTTTGTCCGTACTTGTTGTCATGGTGCTGTTGCTGCGGCTGGCGTGACTTTGGAGCAGATTGACTTTTTTGCTTTCAATACTCCCACAGCTTGGTATGCTAACGTTTGCACGCGGGCATTAGGCATCGATCCAGAGCGCACGATAAATCTTTACCCTCGTTATGCCAATATCGGAGCAGTACTACCCGTGGCGAATCTTTACCACGCAGCCTTTGAGGGCAAAATTCGCGAAAATGACTTGGTACTTGTTTATACAAATGGTGCGGGTGCTACTGCTGCCGCAAGTGTGATGCGCTGGGGAGATGTGGCACTGGGAGCGGTTTTGATCCCACCAACTCCCCTTGGGAAGGGGGGCAGCGAGATCCCCCCAACCCCCCTTGGGAAGGGGGGCGAAAGAGAAAATATCTTTGCTGCTGCACCACAGGCACGACAGCAAATGCTAGAAAGTTATTTGATCGAATGGCTGGCGGGTGCGCTACAAATTCCCCTGACTCAACTCAATCCACAGCAGTCTCTAGCATTCTTACTTGACTCCTTGATGGCATTTGAACTTAGGCGGCGGATCGAGGTCGATTTACAAGTGCAAGTACCAATAGAGCGGTTTTTTGGTGACGGTAATATAGCTCAAATCGCTGAATTTCTGCTCGATCGATTAGTCTTATCAGATCTTACGTCGTCATCTGTTTTTGTGGCTAACAACGACCAAACAGAAAGAGAAAAATTAAGTTTTTAA
- a CDS encoding type I polyketide synthase encodes MTFEQNGLEVAVIGVSGRFPEAKNVEGFWQNLLNKVEAVAVFSDLEREKVNLNSNDCDRPKYPIKAGAILNDIELFDAAFFGLNPREAETMDPQHRLFLECAWEALENAGYDSETEESSIGIYAGVSRSTYFLYNVFPHQGLMESIGSLQELFISDKDYVPTRASYKLNLRGPSVSIQTACSSSLVAVHLACQSLLSGECKMALAAGVSVKVPQNELTLSPSEIVSPDGHCRAFDARANGTIGGNGIGVVVLKRLEDAIADRDYIYAVIKGSAINNDGALKVGYTAPSEEGQAKVIRAAQIVAEVKPETISYMETHGTGTALGDPIEIAAMTRAFRASTDRKGYCAIGSVKTNVGHLDAAAGITGFIKTVLALHHKLLPPSLNFEQPNPQIDFANSPFYVNTKLREWKANGTPRRAGVSSFGVGGTNAHVVLEEAPVQEQGRLGAEEQGRSDRLLVLSAKTASALEKATVNLANYLKQHPDVNLADVAYTLAIGRRAFDRRRMVVVRDGEDAVTALESVAPQRVFTQVKESGSRSVVFMFPGQGAQYINMAGELYQSEAIFRQECDRCFDLLQSHLESDLRSCLYPTAADPEAVQQLQQTAITQPALFVIEYALAKLWMSWGVQPQAAIGHSIGEYVAACLSGVFSLEDALLLVATRGQLMQQLPRGAMLSVSLSADDARSRLNHALSLAASNAPSLSVVSGSVEAIEQLERQLTQEGIDCRRLHTSHAFHSQMMEAIAVPFQTAVQKVKLSPPQIPFISNVTGTWITPEAATDPNYWVRHLRLSVQFSEGIAELLKDERAIFLEVGPGRTLNTLVKQQASSRVGFTSLRHPKEQQSDVTFLLNTLGRLWLTGVQVDWSGLYVGEKRDRLPLPTYPFERQRYWIDPPERSAGNSPVSLGKKPDITDWFYIPTWKRSIALSRQSQQVQSCTLVFIDECALGEALVKRLRQQGQVAIAVRVGSQFGLLEEGVYSLNPEQPQDYEALLQALHARQQFPDSMIHLWTIAPHTQMALDVEIFERSQVRGFYSLLFLAQALGKQNLGDRLQLAVVSNYLHGVTAEEIVSPEKATVLAAVKIIGQEYPNINCRSIDVMIPDAEKLVERLLGESIPSQAEDLVSRISRRRSEALGAKAQRRALRVNASADVAIAYRKGQRWVQAFEPIELTKANTSALLRTGGVYLITGGLGNIGLVLAEYLAKSVKAKLILTGRSAFPVKDEWETWLATHDKDDEISGKIRKIQQLEALGAEVMVAAADVANINQMQAVIAQAESRFGRLNGVIHAAGVLGERAFNTIEKIEKINCERQFQSKVYGLLVLEKILQGRELDFCLLMSSLSSVLGGLGSVAYAAANLFMDAFVHQQKQNNSIPWIGVNWDIWQFKNNKNIFTSASLAEFAIAPEEGIDALQRILSQAEFEQVVVSTGDLQSRIDRSIQVKHLREPDIPKQEGLSSAYSRPNLPNRYVAPRDRLEQTIANLWQQLFGIEQVGIHDNFFDLGGESINGMTFINQFQKQLGQIVHISAIFEAPTVAEFAAYLQKKYPEAIAKMLGLETVLVGDREEGEL; translated from the coding sequence ATGACTTTTGAACAAAATGGATTAGAAGTAGCTGTTATAGGTGTTTCGGGACGTTTCCCTGAAGCTAAGAATGTTGAGGGATTCTGGCAAAATTTGTTGAATAAAGTTGAGGCAGTTGCAGTTTTTTCCGATCTGGAACGGGAAAAAGTCAATTTAAATTCTAATGATTGCGATCGCCCCAAATATCCAATTAAGGCAGGAGCTATATTAAATGACATAGAGTTATTTGATGCCGCGTTTTTTGGCTTGAATCCTAGAGAAGCTGAAACTATGGACCCGCAGCACCGCTTATTCTTAGAATGTGCTTGGGAAGCTTTGGAAAATGCGGGCTACGATTCTGAAACGGAAGAGAGTTCAATCGGAATTTATGCAGGAGTTAGTAGGAGTACTTACTTCCTCTATAATGTGTTTCCCCATCAAGGATTGATGGAGTCGATTGGTTCTTTACAAGAGTTATTTATTAGCGATAAAGATTACGTTCCTACTCGCGCTTCTTATAAGTTAAATCTTAGAGGACCAAGTGTTAGTATTCAAACTGCTTGTTCTAGTTCCTTAGTAGCGGTTCATTTGGCTTGTCAAAGTTTACTGAGCGGTGAATGTAAAATGGCTTTGGCGGCTGGTGTTTCTGTCAAGGTTCCTCAAAATGAATTAACACTATCTCCATCTGAAATTGTTTCTCCTGACGGACATTGCCGTGCTTTTGATGCTAGGGCAAATGGTACTATTGGGGGGAATGGGATAGGGGTTGTCGTGCTGAAGCGATTGGAAGATGCGATCGCAGATAGAGACTATATTTATGCAGTTATTAAAGGTTCGGCAATTAATAATGATGGTGCTTTGAAAGTTGGTTATACAGCACCTAGCGAGGAAGGGCAAGCCAAGGTGATTCGAGCAGCTCAGATCGTGGCTGAAGTGAAGCCAGAAACAATTTCTTATATGGAAACTCACGGTACTGGAACTGCTTTAGGAGATCCAATTGAAATTGCGGCGATGACAAGGGCTTTTCGAGCTAGTACCGATAGAAAAGGTTACTGCGCGATCGGTTCGGTAAAAACCAATGTCGGGCATTTAGATGCGGCGGCTGGAATTACTGGCTTCATCAAAACTGTTTTAGCCCTCCATCACAAGTTGTTACCTCCTAGCCTCAATTTCGAGCAGCCAAACCCTCAAATCGATTTTGCAAATAGCCCGTTTTATGTCAATACCAAGTTACGGGAATGGAAGGCAAACGGCACTCCGCGACGGGCTGGAGTTAGTTCTTTTGGTGTTGGGGGTACGAATGCTCATGTTGTTTTGGAAGAAGCTCCCGTGCAAGAGCAGGGGAGACTAGGAGCAGAGGAGCAGGGGAGAAGCGATCGACTATTAGTCCTGTCGGCTAAAACTGCATCGGCGCTGGAGAAGGCTACGGTTAATTTAGCGAATTATCTCAAGCAGCATCCAGATGTGAATCTGGCGGATGTGGCTTATACTTTGGCGATCGGTCGGAGGGCGTTCGATCGCCGTCGAATGGTTGTCGTACGAGACGGTGAGGATGCAGTCACAGCGTTGGAATCAGTCGCACCGCAACGAGTTTTTACGCAAGTCAAGGAATCGGGTAGTCGCTCCGTCGTGTTTATGTTTCCCGGTCAGGGAGCGCAGTATATTAACATGGCTGGGGAACTCTATCAAAGTGAGGCGATCTTTCGGCAAGAGTGCGATCGCTGTTTCGATCTGCTCCAATCCCATTTGGAGAGCGACTTGCGTTCTTGCTTGTACCCAACAGCAGCAGATCCAGAAGCAGTGCAGCAGTTGCAGCAAACTGCGATTACCCAACCAGCACTGTTTGTCATTGAGTATGCCTTGGCTAAATTGTGGATGTCGTGGGGAGTACAGCCGCAAGCCGCGATCGGTCACAGTATTGGCGAATATGTAGCAGCGTGTCTGTCTGGAGTCTTCTCCTTAGAAGATGCTTTGTTATTGGTGGCGACTCGCGGACAGTTAATGCAACAACTTCCCAGGGGTGCGATGCTCTCCGTGAGTTTATCGGCGGATGACGCGCGATCGCGCTTAAATCACGCTCTTTCTCTGGCAGCAAGTAATGCTCCGTCTCTAAGCGTTGTATCGGGTTCGGTAGAAGCTATAGAGCAACTGGAACGCCAACTGACACAAGAAGGGATAGACTGTCGCCGCCTGCATACTTCCCATGCTTTTCATTCTCAAATGATGGAGGCGATCGCCGTACCTTTTCAGACTGCGGTGCAAAAAGTCAAGCTGTCTCCTCCCCAAATTCCTTTTATTTCTAACGTTACAGGTACTTGGATTACACCAGAAGCAGCGACAGATCCTAATTATTGGGTGCGACACCTGCGCTTGTCAGTGCAGTTTTCTGAGGGAATTGCCGAGTTGTTAAAAGACGAGCGGGCGATTTTTCTGGAAGTGGGACCCGGACGGACGTTAAACACTTTAGTGAAACAGCAAGCATCTAGCAGGGTTGGGTTCACTTCGCTGCGCCATCCGAAAGAGCAACAATCGGACGTAACATTTTTGCTGAATACGCTAGGACGGCTTTGGTTGACAGGAGTGCAAGTCGATTGGTCTGGTTTATATGTCGGTGAGAAACGCGATCGCTTGCCGCTGCCAACTTATCCCTTCGAGCGTCAGCGCTATTGGATCGATCCGCCAGAGCGATCGGCTGGTAACAGCCCAGTAAGTTTGGGCAAAAAGCCCGATATTACCGATTGGTTTTACATCCCTACATGGAAACGCTCGATCGCCTTGTCGCGTCAGTCGCAGCAGGTGCAATCATGCACTCTTGTGTTTATTGACGAGTGTGCTTTGGGTGAAGCGTTGGTTAAACGATTACGGCAACAAGGGCAAGTGGCGATCGCCGTGCGCGTTGGCTCTCAATTCGGGCTTCTAGAAGAGGGTGTCTATAGCCTGAATCCAGAACAACCCCAAGATTACGAGGCTTTGCTGCAAGCACTGCACGCACGACAACAATTCCCAGATTCAATGATTCATCTGTGGACGATCGCACCCCATACCCAGATGGCGTTGGATGTTGAAATATTTGAGCGATCGCAAGTTAGGGGATTCTATAGCTTGCTGTTTCTCGCTCAAGCATTAGGGAAACAAAATTTGGGCGATCGCTTGCAATTGGCGGTTGTCTCTAACTATCTTCACGGCGTGACGGCAGAAGAAATTGTGTCTCCAGAGAAAGCAACTGTATTGGCGGCGGTGAAGATCATCGGGCAAGAATATCCCAATATTAATTGTCGCAGTATTGATGTGATGATTCCTGATGCGGAGAAGCTAGTGGAGCGGCTGTTGGGGGAGTCGATCCCAAGTCAAGCAGAAGATTTGGTGTCACGCATTAGCCGAAGGCGAAGCGAAGCGTTAGGCGCAAAGGCGCAAAGAAGGGCGCTAAGGGTAAATGCGTCTGCTGATGTGGCGATCGCTTATCGAAAGGGGCAGCGTTGGGTACAAGCGTTTGAACCGATCGAATTAACAAAAGCAAATACTTCTGCACTCCTCAGAACGGGTGGAGTGTATCTGATTACGGGTGGTCTCGGCAATATTGGATTGGTGTTGGCGGAGTATTTAGCTAAGAGTGTCAAGGCGAAGTTGATTCTGACGGGGCGATCGGCTTTTCCGGTAAAAGATGAATGGGAAACATGGCTGGCGACTCACGATAAAGATGATGAAATTAGTGGCAAAATTCGGAAAATTCAACAATTGGAAGCACTGGGCGCAGAGGTGATGGTAGCTGCTGCTGATGTGGCTAATATTAATCAAATGCAAGCTGTTATCGCTCAAGCAGAGTCACGATTTGGTCGGTTGAATGGTGTGATTCATGCTGCTGGAGTTTTGGGAGAAAGAGCGTTTAATACTATTGAAAAGATTGAAAAAATCAATTGCGAGCGACAATTTCAATCGAAAGTTTATGGATTATTGGTATTAGAAAAAATTTTGCAAGGTAGAGAACTAGATTTTTGTTTGTTGATGTCTTCCTTGTCCTCGGTTTTAGGCGGTTTAGGTTCTGTTGCTTATGCGGCTGCGAATCTGTTTATGGATGCTTTTGTCCATCAGCAGAAGCAAAATAATTCTATTCCTTGGATTGGTGTAAACTGGGATATCTGGCAGTTTAAAAATAACAAAAATATTTTTACTAGTGCTAGTTTGGCTGAATTCGCGATCGCACCTGAAGAAGGTATAGATGCTTTGCAACGAATTTTATCTCAAGCTGAATTCGAGCAGGTAGTTGTTTCAACCGGAGATTTACAAAGCAGGATCGATCGCTCGATTCAAGTGAAACATCTACGCGAACCGGATATTCCCAAGCAAGAAGGTTTATCCTCGGCATACTCTAGACCGAATTTACCGAATCGCTATGTCGCACCGCGCGATCGCCTGGAACAAACAATTGCTAACCTCTGGCAACAACTATTTGGAATCGAGCAAGTAGGAATTCACGATAACTTTTTCGATTTGGGTGGTGAATCGATTAATGGGATGACATTTATCAACCAGTTCCAAAAACAACTGGGGCAGATCGTGCATATTTCAGCAATTTTTGAAGCGCCAACTGTTGCCGAATTTGCTGCATACTTGCAGAAAAAATATCCTGAAGCGATCGCGAAAATGTTGGGACTGGAAACAGTTCTGGTAGGCGATCGCGAGGAGGGAGAACTATGA
- a CDS encoding amino acid adenylation domain-containing protein: MNIDEFLSYCRSLDVKIWLDGERLRYSAPSGTLTPEFLAEMRSRKAEILKCLHKTQIQPICPAARNGDLPLSFAQQRIWFLEQMGDKNAVYNLAGALKIEGTLDVAALEQSLREIIQRHEILRTNFAIANGQPTQVISPGWNFTLPVVDLRSLSAADREVEMQRLITAEQEQTFDLTQGALWRWKLLQLEQNEYFLLVVIHHIIADAWTFAVIFRELQALYTAFASGKPSPLPDLPIQYADFAVWQRQRSPKEVLETELSYWQQQLDGAPTVLQLPSDRPRPPVQTYRGATQVFTLPSSLTAALKSVSQQAEATLFMTLLAAFNILLHRYTGAIDLLVGSPIANRDRAETEPLVGFFVNTLVLRTDLSGNPSFRELLKRVREVALGAYTHQNLPFEKLVEALSLERDLSYSPLFQVMFVFQNVPIAEIKLPDLTMHPVRIDSPTAQFDLTLDLTETKSGLIGRLEYNTDLFDAETIARMVGHFQTLLEGIVADCDRCISDLPILTSWEWQQLLEWNRPSADDSKDICIHQLFAAQVERTPDAVAVVLEDKQLTYLQLDRQANQLARYLKKLGVKPETLVGICVERSLEMVVGLLGILKAGGAYVPLDPAYPQERLAWMIADSGVTVLLTQKKLLEYLPEHQAHTICLDADWQAISQESEENPASEVKPENLAYVIYTSGSTGKPKGVAIQHQSLVSFTKSAIVEYEIDQCDRVLQFASLSFDVAAEEIYPCLSCGGTLVLRTEEMLTIATFVQKCWDWGLTVLDLPTAYWHQLTTELANANLTLPDSLRLVIFGGERALPDKLSSWYEYVGDRPQLINAYGPTETTVEATICKLSHSHARSPQFPLTKEAREIPIGRPMPHVQVYVLDRYLQPVPIGIPGELYIGGAGVARGYLNRPELTQERFIPNPWEKSNVKIQNSKFLSPSAPSAPSALFPDSPVRAGFEPRFIDVSRESFAKPAPTTPDSRLYKTGDLARYLPDGNIEFLGRIDRQVKIRGFRVELGEIEAILAQHPKVREIAVTVWEDHLEDKRLVAYIVPSQGQILTTNELQSFLKEKLPNYLLPSAFVMLETMPLTPNGKLDRHALPAPTNRPELVEAYVMPQTETERVIAAVWQEMLQLEKVGIDDNFFNLGGHSLLLVKVQVKLNQMFDRELSVIDMFKYPTIKALANYLNRRSREELNSQLGQNRATTRSDRASARQQKRQFRQMHRATNERGGSLK; the protein is encoded by the coding sequence ATGAATATTGATGAGTTTTTATCCTACTGTCGCAGTCTAGATGTAAAAATCTGGCTCGATGGCGAACGATTGCGTTATAGCGCTCCGTCAGGAACGCTGACACCGGAATTTTTAGCAGAAATGCGATCGCGTAAAGCAGAAATTCTGAAATGCTTGCATAAAACTCAAATTCAGCCGATCTGTCCTGCTGCTCGAAATGGAGATTTACCCTTGTCTTTTGCTCAGCAAAGGATTTGGTTTCTAGAGCAAATGGGGGACAAAAATGCAGTTTATAACTTAGCTGGGGCGCTGAAAATTGAAGGTACGCTCGACGTTGCAGCTTTAGAGCAAAGCTTGAGGGAAATTATTCAGCGTCACGAAATCTTGCGGACTAATTTTGCTATTGCGAATGGGCAACCAACTCAAGTTATTTCTCCTGGCTGGAATTTTACGCTCCCAGTTGTAGACTTGCGATCGCTCTCTGCAGCAGATCGGGAAGTCGAGATGCAGCGCCTGATAACCGCAGAACAAGAGCAAACCTTCGATCTGACTCAAGGAGCGTTGTGGCGATGGAAGTTACTGCAATTGGAACAGAATGAGTATTTTCTGCTAGTTGTCATCCACCACATTATCGCGGATGCTTGGACATTCGCTGTAATTTTCCGCGAGTTACAAGCGCTTTACACAGCCTTTGCCAGCGGTAAACCCTCACCACTGCCCGATCTGCCAATTCAATATGCAGATTTCGCCGTTTGGCAACGCCAGCGATCGCCAAAAGAGGTGTTGGAAACTGAGCTGTCTTATTGGCAGCAGCAATTGGACGGTGCGCCAACCGTGTTGCAACTCCCTAGCGATCGCCCGCGTCCGCCAGTCCAGACCTACCGAGGGGCAACGCAAGTCTTTACGTTACCCTCGTCTCTGACCGCAGCGTTGAAGTCTGTCAGCCAGCAGGCAGAAGCTACCCTATTTATGACGCTGCTAGCGGCTTTCAACATCTTATTACACCGCTATACAGGAGCGATCGATCTCCTAGTCGGTTCGCCGATTGCTAACCGCGATCGCGCTGAGACTGAACCACTAGTTGGTTTTTTTGTCAATACGTTAGTGCTGCGAACTGACTTATCTGGCAATCCCAGCTTTCGGGAGTTGTTAAAACGAGTGCGAGAAGTGGCTTTAGGGGCTTACACGCACCAAAACTTACCTTTTGAAAAGCTGGTAGAAGCATTATCACTAGAGCGAGATTTGAGTTACTCGCCGTTATTCCAGGTGATGTTTGTCTTTCAAAATGTGCCGATCGCAGAGATAAAGCTGCCAGATTTAACCATGCATCCTGTAAGGATCGATAGTCCTACGGCACAGTTTGACTTAACTCTCGATTTGACAGAAACAAAATCGGGGTTAATTGGACGGCTGGAATATAACACGGATTTATTTGATGCTGAGACGATCGCGCGGATGGTGGGACATTTTCAGACATTACTAGAAGGGATTGTTGCCGATTGCGATCGGTGTATTTCAGATTTACCTATATTAACTTCGTGGGAGTGGCAGCAGCTCTTAGAGTGGAATCGCCCCTCAGCAGACGATTCAAAAGATATTTGCATTCACCAACTGTTTGCCGCTCAAGTGGAGCGAACCCCTGATGCTGTGGCGGTGGTGTTAGAAGACAAGCAGCTAACTTATCTTCAGCTCGATCGACAAGCTAACCAGCTGGCACGATATTTAAAAAAACTAGGCGTGAAACCAGAAACCCTGGTAGGGATCTGCGTCGAGCGATCGCTAGAAATGGTTGTAGGACTTTTGGGCATTCTCAAAGCTGGTGGAGCTTATGTACCGCTAGATCCAGCCTATCCCCAAGAGCGCTTAGCTTGGATGATAGCCGATTCGGGTGTAACGGTGCTGTTAACTCAGAAAAAGTTATTGGAATATCTTCCCGAGCATCAAGCTCATACAATCTGTTTAGATGCAGATTGGCAAGCAATATCTCAGGAAAGTGAAGAAAATCCTGCTAGTGAAGTTAAGCCAGAAAACTTGGCTTACGTCATCTATACTTCAGGTTCTACAGGCAAGCCTAAAGGAGTAGCGATTCAACATCAGTCTTTAGTTAGTTTTACAAAGTCTGCAATTGTTGAATATGAGATCGATCAGTGCGATCGCGTTTTGCAATTTGCTTCTCTGAGTTTTGACGTAGCAGCAGAAGAAATCTATCCCTGTTTAAGCTGTGGCGGAACACTGGTGCTACGAACTGAGGAAATGTTGACCATAGCTACATTCGTGCAAAAGTGCTGGGATTGGGGACTGACAGTGTTAGATCTGCCAACAGCCTACTGGCATCAGTTAACGACTGAATTAGCAAACGCCAATTTGACATTACCCGATTCATTGCGCTTAGTGATTTTTGGCGGAGAGCGGGCGCTACCGGACAAGCTAAGTTCTTGGTACGAGTATGTAGGCGATCGCCCTCAACTCATCAACGCCTACGGTCCCACTGAAACGACTGTAGAAGCAACTATTTGTAAATTATCACACAGCCACGCGCGATCCCCCCAATTCCCCTTGACCAAGGAGGCAAGAGAAATACCGATTGGGCGACCTATGCCTCACGTCCAGGTCTACGTACTAGATCGATATCTTCAACCCGTCCCCATCGGCATTCCTGGCGAACTCTACATCGGCGGCGCTGGCGTAGCGCGAGGCTACCTCAATCGCCCAGAATTAACCCAAGAGCGATTTATTCCCAATCCTTGGGAAAAGTCAAATGTCAAAATTCAAAATTCAAAATTTCTTTCTCCCTCAGCTCCCTCAGCTCCCTCAGCTCTCTTCCCCGACTCCCCTGTACGGGCGGGTTTTGAGCCAAGATTTATTGACGTAAGCCGTGAATCTTTTGCTAAACCCGCCCCTACGACTCCCGACTCCCGCCTCTACAAAACTGGCGATTTGGCTCGCTACCTCCCAGATGGAAATATTGAGTTTCTGGGACGGATCGATCGTCAAGTCAAAATTCGTGGTTTTCGCGTTGAATTAGGAGAAATTGAGGCAATTTTGGCTCAACATCCAAAGGTGAGAGAAATAGCAGTCACCGTATGGGAAGACCATTTAGAGGATAAGCGTTTAGTAGCGTATATTGTTCCCAGCCAAGGACAAATCCTTACAACTAACGAACTGCAAAGTTTTCTCAAGGAAAAACTACCTAATTATCTGCTGCCGTCAGCTTTTGTGATGCTGGAGACGATGCCGCTGACTCCCAATGGTAAGTTAGACCGTCATGCGTTGCCTGCACCAACAAATCGCCCAGAGTTGGTGGAAGCTTATGTTATGCCCCAAACCGAAACCGAGCGAGTTATCGCTGCTGTGTGGCAAGAAATGCTGCAACTAGAAAAAGTAGGAATCGATGACAATTTCTTTAACTTAGGTGGGCATTCATTACTTTTGGTCAAGGTGCAAGTGAAATTGAATCAAATGTTCGACCGAGAACTGTCTGTAATTGATATGTTTAAATATCCCACTATTAAAGCTTTAGCTAATTATTTAAATCGGCGATCGCGCGAAGAATTGAATTCTCAATTAGGTCAAAACCGCGCTACAACTCGTAGCGATCGCGCCTCTGCACGGCAACAAAAAAGGCAATTCAGACAAATGCATCGAGCTACAAACGAACGGGGAGGAAGTTTGAAATGA